A DNA window from Doryrhamphus excisus isolate RoL2022-K1 chromosome 2, RoL_Dexc_1.0, whole genome shotgun sequence contains the following coding sequences:
- the traf2b gene encoding TNF receptor-associated factor 2: protein MARVWLDCPNSLPGIPLSVLSVPMENKYKCQQCLQVLRKPVQAQCGHRFCVHCFKQLTSSGPKPCEACRQEKIYEEPTSILNISEAFPDNAAGREIASLPAKCLNAGCSWTGSIKDYEAQHEGFCDYEKVQCEACQAFILRSEKERHSERECESRVLNCKYCKLTFNFKDIKAHDEVCLKFPLQCKECGKKKIPREKMSDHSRSCARSKSACPFSQAGCKFVTDNGKLSDHEHNSVMDHLRLLLPMVLSVAGPHAESQGHVDWQEDSGLGLYRAPEEGASPSTPAVDLEKKVSALENIACVLNREVERSSVTLEAFSHQHRLDQEKIENLTNKVNQLERALATRDFQLSETEQLVRELQFCTYDGVFVWKISDFSRRRLDAVAGRAPAMFSPAFYSSKYGYKMCLRLYLNGDGTGRGTHLSLFFVVMRGRCDALLKWPFSQKVTLMLLDLNNREHIIDAFRPDVTSTSFQRPSSEMNIASGCPLFCPLGKLAAKSPYLRDDSIFIKAIVDLSGL, encoded by the exons ATGGCCCGAGTGTGGTTGGACTGCCCCAACTCTTTACCAGGGATCCCCCTCAGTGTGCTGTCAGTGCCCATGgagaataaatacaaatgtcagCAGTGTCTCCAGGTCCTGAGGAAGCCGGTTCAGGCTCAGTGCGGCCACCGCTTCTGTGTCCACTGCTTCAAGCAGCTCACCAG TTCCGGTCCAAAGCCGTGTGAGGCCTGCCGCCAGGAGAAAATATATGAAGAGCCGACTTCTATCCTCAATATAAGTGAG GCTTTTCCGGACAATGCCGCCGGTCGAGAAATCGCGAGTCTTCCTGCAAAGTGTTTGAACGCGGGCTGCAGCTGGACTGGATCTATCAAGGACTATGAG GCCCAGCACGAAGGCTTCTGCGACTACGAGAAGGTTCAGTGCGAGGCCTGCCAGGCGTTCATTCTCCGCTCGGAGAAGGAGCGACACAGCGAGCGCGAGTGCGAGTCCAGGGTGCTCAACTGCAAATACTGCAAGCTGACCTTCAACTTTAAAGACATCAAG GCCCATGATGAAGTGTGCCTCAAGTTCCCCTTGCAGTGCAAAGAATGTGGCAAGAAGAAGATTCCAAGAGAAAAG ATGAGCGACCATAGTCGGTCCTGTGCCAGGTCCAAGAGCGCCTGTCCTTTCAGCCAAGCAGGCTGCAAGTTTGTG ACAGACAATGGCAAACTGAGCGACCACGAGCACAACAGCGTCATGGATCACCTGCGTCTGCTGCTTCCCATGGTTCTCTCCGTGGCCGGGCCCCACGCCGAGTCCCAGGGCCACGTCGACTGGCAGGAAGACTCGGGTTTGGGGTTGTACAGGGCTCCTGAGGAGGGGGCTTCACCCTCCACGCCGGCGGTGGACTTGGAAAAGAAG GTGAGTGCCTTGGAGAACATCGCCTGCGTGCTAAACCGCGAGGTAGAGCGAAGCTCGGTGACCCTGGAGGCCTTCTCACACCAGCACCGCTTGGACCAGGAGAAGATCGAGAACCTGACCAACAAGGTGAACCAGCTGGAGAGGGCGCTGGCCACCAGGGACTTCCAGCTGTCCGAAACGGAGCAGCTTGTGCGTGAGCTTCAGTTCTGCACCTACGACGGCGTCTTTGTGTGGAAGATCTCGGACTTCTCGCGCCGCAGGCTCGATGCCGTGGCGGGTCGAGCCCCTGCGATGTTCTCACCAG CATTCTATTCCAGCAAGTACGGCTACAAAATGTGTCTACGGCTGTACCTGAACGGCGACGGCACAGGGCGGGGGACGCACCTGTCGCTCTTCTTTGTGGTCATGCGGGGACGCTGCGACGCGCTGCTTAAGTGGCCGTTCAGCCAGAAG GTGACGCTGATGCTCCTGGACCTGAACAACCGGGAGCACATCATCGACGCCTTCAGGCCCGATGTCACCTCCACATCTTTCCAGCGGCCCAGCAGCGAGATGAACATCGCCAGCGGCTGCCCGCTCTTCTGCCCGCTGGGCAAATTGGCCGCCAAGAGCCCCTATTTGCGAGACGACTCCATCTTCATCAAGGCCATAGTCGACCTGTCTGGCTTGTGA